A single Lolium perenne isolate Kyuss_39 chromosome 6, Kyuss_2.0, whole genome shotgun sequence DNA region contains:
- the LOC127306807 gene encoding uncharacterized protein isoform X1, with protein sequence MRNPPGRHLLRVATRAVRSSSLLGGGGASSPVSASSGGRPRTRGAGANMLLRATSPPPPSAVAAAACWESRTLRRDGEDDWEEVVAGVGVEGPAASGEPDVDDDYRVVFWSPPTGDEVRAAFSSIQEVFENSFGVDPDETEKQIALLSTSGYSSSSNSSGSDDWVEPAAYVLNSTALLTREHRTVLDAFRLLQRDPNVQKMVMSLSSDRTVWDAVMNNEAVQEFRRSFQDGKENNRKGCCSSVGPAGVLKWILGNTQAKIVEFFDNIVKIVSMLFHPQSEEDKPDLYSDAVKVSFMLSVFVFIVVAIARINSKSRGVLHRVMLSDKNPGRRVRRCV encoded by the exons ATGCGGAACCCGCCCGGCCGGCACCTCCTGCGCGTCGCCACCCGGGCCGTGCGCTCCTCCTCGCTCCTCGGCGGCGGGGGCGCCTCCTCCCCCGTCTCCGCCTCCTCCGGCGGccgcccgcgcacccgcggcgccGGCGCCAACATGCTCCTGCGCGccacctcgccgccccctccatccgccgtcgccgccgccgcgtgCTGGGAGTCCCGCACGCTGCGCCGCGACGGGGAGGACGACTGGGAGGAGGTCGTCGCCGGTGTCGGGGTCGAGGGGCCGGCCGCCTCCGGCGAGCCGGATGTGGACGACGACTACAGGGTCGTCTTCTGGTCCCCGCCCACCGGGGACGAGGTCCGCGCCGCCTTCTCCAGCATCCAGGA GGTATTTGAGAATTCTTTTGGGGTGGATCCAGATGAAACTGAGAAACAAATAGCATTGCTGTCCACCTCAGGCTATTCTTCGTCGAGCAATTCATCGGGATCAGATGACTGGGTCGAGCCTGCTGCATATGTTCTCAACTCGACGGCTCTTCTGACCAGGGAACATAGGACTGTTTTGGATGCCTTTCGTCTATTGCAAAGAGACCCTAATGTTCAG AAAATGGTTATGTCCTTGTCAAGTGATAGGACTGTATGGGATGCTGTAATGAATAACGAGGCAGTGCAAGAATTCAGGAGATCTTTCCAAGATG GCAAAGAAAATAATAGGAAAGGATGCTGTTCCTCGGTTGGCCCTGCTGGAGTGCTTAAGTGGATCCTGGGAAACACCCAGGCAAAAATAGTAGAATTCTTTGACAACATAGTGAAGATTGTCAGCATGCTGTTCCACCCACAAAGTGAAGAAGATAAACCCGATCTGTACAGCGATGCAGTGAAGGTGTCCTTCATGCTCTCGGTGTTTGTCTTCATCGTGGTGGCCATTGCTCGGATCAA CTCAAAGTCGAGGGGGGTTCTTCATCGTGTAATGCTGTCCGACAAGAACCCTGGTCGCCGGGTGCGCCGCTGCGTGTAG
- the LOC127306807 gene encoding uncharacterized protein isoform X2, with product MRNPPGRHLLRVATRAVRSSSLLGGGGASSPVSASSGGRPRTRGAGANMLLRATSPPPPSAVAAAACWESRTLRRDGEDDWEEVVAGVGVEGPAASGEPDVDDDYRVVFWSPPTGDEVRAAFSSIQEVFENSFGVDPDETEKQIALLSTSGYSSSSNSSGSDDWVEPAAYVLNSTALLTREHRTVLDAFRLLQRDPNVQKMVMSLSSDRTVWDAVMNNEAVQEFRRSFQDGKENNRKGCCSSVGPAGVLKWILGNTQAKIVEFFDNIVKIVSMLFHPQSEEDKPDLYSDAVKVSFMLSVFVFIVVAIARINDEPWDFKVW from the exons ATGCGGAACCCGCCCGGCCGGCACCTCCTGCGCGTCGCCACCCGGGCCGTGCGCTCCTCCTCGCTCCTCGGCGGCGGGGGCGCCTCCTCCCCCGTCTCCGCCTCCTCCGGCGGccgcccgcgcacccgcggcgccGGCGCCAACATGCTCCTGCGCGccacctcgccgccccctccatccgccgtcgccgccgccgcgtgCTGGGAGTCCCGCACGCTGCGCCGCGACGGGGAGGACGACTGGGAGGAGGTCGTCGCCGGTGTCGGGGTCGAGGGGCCGGCCGCCTCCGGCGAGCCGGATGTGGACGACGACTACAGGGTCGTCTTCTGGTCCCCGCCCACCGGGGACGAGGTCCGCGCCGCCTTCTCCAGCATCCAGGA GGTATTTGAGAATTCTTTTGGGGTGGATCCAGATGAAACTGAGAAACAAATAGCATTGCTGTCCACCTCAGGCTATTCTTCGTCGAGCAATTCATCGGGATCAGATGACTGGGTCGAGCCTGCTGCATATGTTCTCAACTCGACGGCTCTTCTGACCAGGGAACATAGGACTGTTTTGGATGCCTTTCGTCTATTGCAAAGAGACCCTAATGTTCAG AAAATGGTTATGTCCTTGTCAAGTGATAGGACTGTATGGGATGCTGTAATGAATAACGAGGCAGTGCAAGAATTCAGGAGATCTTTCCAAGATG GCAAAGAAAATAATAGGAAAGGATGCTGTTCCTCGGTTGGCCCTGCTGGAGTGCTTAAGTGGATCCTGGGAAACACCCAGGCAAAAATAGTAGAATTCTTTGACAACATAGTGAAGATTGTCAGCATGCTGTTCCACCCACAAAGTGAAGAAGATAAACCCGATCTGTACAGCGATGCAGTGAAGGTGTCCTTCATGCTCTCGGTGTTTGTCTTCATCGTGGTGGCCATTGCTCGGATCAA tgatgagccgtGGGATTTCAAAGTTTGGTGA